A single genomic interval of Suncus etruscus isolate mSunEtr1 chromosome 12, mSunEtr1.pri.cur, whole genome shotgun sequence harbors:
- the WDR54 gene encoding WD repeat-containing protein 54, whose amino-acid sequence MFRRDRAIPLRGSAAALCNNLSVLQQPGRNLTHLAVVHGPCAQLLSVVSDGVPLAQRQLHAKERAGGSPPLITQVHWCVLPFRVLLVLTSHRGIQMYESDGSVMVFWHALHPEDNTPGQAVFARGIAASGCFICVGTWSGRVLVFDIPAKGPHIVLSEELDGHQTPVTDIASEPAEGQDCVANVVTADDSGLLCVWRSGHEFKLLARIPGFGVPCPSVQLWQGIIAAGYGNGQLRLYEASTGTLRAQISAHARAVCALDLAPETGKLLSAAEDTFVHLWQLSRSPEDGAIEVQHCHGECIPDTQLCGVRFCDPSGSSFAVTGYDVTEILRFHEA is encoded by the exons ATGTTCCGCCGCGACCGCGCCATCCCGCTCCGAGGCTCGGCGGCCGCGCTGTGCAACAACCTGAGCGTGCTGCAGCAGCCGGGCCGCAACCTCACGCACCTCGCCGTGGTGCACGGGCCCTGCGCCCAGCTTCTCAGCGTCGTGAGCGACGGGGTGCCCCTGGCCCAGCGCCAGCTCCACGCCAAAGAGAGGGCCGGGGGGAGCCCCCCGCTCATCACGCAG GTCCACTGGTGCGTCCTCCCCTTCCGAGTCCTGCTGGTTCTCACTTCGCACCGAGGAATACAG ATGTATGAGTCTGACGGCTCCGTCATGGTCTTTTGGCACGCGCTGCACCCAGAAGACAACACCCCAG GACAGGCTGTGTTTGCCCGTGGAATTGCTGCCAGTGGCTGCTTCATCTGTGTGG GAACATGGTCGGGCAGGGTGCTGGTGTTTGACATCCCGGCCAAGGGCCCCCACATTGTCCTGAGCGAAGAGCTGGATGGACACCAGACTCCAGTCACAGACATCGCCTCTGAGCCTGCTGAAGGACAG GACTGCGTGGCCAACGTGGTGACAGCGGATGACTCGGGCTTGCTGTGTGTCTGGAGGTCCGGGCATGAATTCAAATTACTGGCCCGAATTCCAGGATTCGG GGTGCCATGCCCGTCGGTGCAGCTGTGGCAGGGCATCATCGCGGCCGGCTACGGCAATGGGCAGCTGCGCCTGTACGAAGCCAGCACCGGAACTCTGCGGGCCCAGATCAGTGCACATGCTCGCGCTGTATGCGCTCTGGACCTGGCTCCAGAGACAGGCAAG CTGCTGTCTGCAGCCGAGGACACATTTGTGCACCTGTGGCAGCTCAGCAGGAGCCCCGAGGACGGCGCTATTGAG GTGCAGCACTGCCACGGGGAGTGCATCCCTGACACTCAGCTGTGTGGTGTTCGTTTCTGCGACCCCTCTGGCAGCTCCTTCGCTGTCACTGGCTATGACGTCACGGAAATCCTGAGATTCCACGAAGCCTGA